The DNA segment CCGGGCTCCCCTTCCCAAATCAGGGCGGTCTTATCGGCCCGAGGCCCATCGAGGTGGCGATCGAGGCAATTGAAGCTCAGGTTTGTGGTGCCCCCTGCAAACCACTTGACGAAAGGCGCATCACTCCAATCGAGCACCGAATCGAAAGGCTCAAACCAGTGCAGCTCACTACGGGCCAGGTCGCCCCAGAAGGCATCGGGATCACTTTCAGCTTTGCTGCATAGGGCCCGGTATGCATCCAGAGAGCCAATGCGGGCCGAGGCGGCCAGCTCAGCTGGCGGCGCAAACATCCGTTGCTCCTGGAGCACCGATTCGATCGTCGGGCCCGTTGTGGCATCAGGCATGGGAGGCAGACAGGCGGATGCTGACGGGCGTTTGCTAACGGATATTTAAACCAGCTGGCGCCGCAGCCGCAGGCTCCGTGCACCGGCATGTAACTGGACGTCGTGATGCAGGATAGTTAGATGGGTCCTGCTGCCTGCCTGTTCGATCTCGACGGCCTGCTTCTAGACACCGAACCACTGCAGGCCAGGGCCTGGCATAACGCCGCCGCCCACTTTGGTTGCCAGCTCGGTGCTGAACAGTTGCTCAAGCTGCGGGGCCAGCGCCGATTGGATTGCGCTGCCCTGGTATGCCGCTGGATCGCAGCATCAGGCTCAAAACCCCCGAGTTGTGAGGCTCTGCTGGCCGTGCGCCAACCCCTGGCCGATGCTCTGGTGCCCACCGCTGCCGCAATGGACGGCGCCGCCGAGCTGGTGCAGATGTGTAGGGATCACCAGGTGCCCATGGCCCTCGTCACCAGCAGCTCCCAGGACGCGGTGCGGCGTAAGGCTGCGCCCCACCGATGGCTGGAGCTGATCCAGGTAAGGGTTTACGGCGATGATCCAGCTCTGGCAGCCGGCAAACCGGCGCCGGACCCCTTCCTGCTGGCAGCTAAACGCCTTGTCCGTAATCCCGGCGACTGCTGGGCCTTCGAAGATTCAGCAGCCGGCATCGAAGCCGCAGTGGCCGCTGGTTGTCAGGTGTTTGCCCTTCTCCCCAACAACGGAGATGCCCAAGCAACACCTGCCGGGGTGACCCGCCTCAATTCGCTCAGAGATGTGCGCTGGTAGATCGCTGAGCAGGGTCAGTAAAGGCGACTAAGAACGAAATCAGGCAGGGCCCGCAGGGCGCTGCGCGGTTCGGAGGGGGCTAGCCATTCCAAAGCTTCAGCTGCTTCCTGGGCGAAGCCTTCAGCCAAGGCCCGGGAGCGGGGAATGGCCTCGCAACCCCTCACCAGATCAAGAGCTTGATCGAGATCGCCTTCCTCACAAAATTCGCGTTCAATCAAGCCAGCTAGGGCAGGGCGCTCTTGGAGTGCATACAGGGCCGGAGCAGTGAGATAGCCAGAGGCCAGATCGCTTGCCGCTGGCTTGCCGAGCTGCTGATCACTGCCAGTGAAATCGAGAATGTCGTCAACTACTTGGAAAGCCAAACCCAACTGGCGGCCGAAGCGGTAGAGATCATCGAGCTGGGACCCTGGCAAACCGGTGAGCACCCCAGCTGCCCTGGCACTATTCGCAATTAACGAGGCTGTTTTGCAGTAACTCTTTTCGAGGTATGTCTCAAAGCTCTGGCCGGTGTCGTAGCGGAAAAGGCCCTGTTTCACCTCGCCGTCTGCCAAATCCATGATCACCCGGCTGAGCAGCTTGACCACCTCGAGATCATCAAGATTGGCCAGATGCCAACTGGCTTGGGCAAAAAGGAAATCCCCCGCAAGCACAGCCACTCGATGATTGAAACGGCTGTGCACCGTGTCAACTCCGCGTCGGGTTGCAGCTTCATCGACAACGTCGTCGTGGACGAGCGAAGCCGTATGGATCATTTCAGTGATCTCCGCCAAGCGGCGATGGCGGGGCCCCAGCTCACCGTCCGGGGCTACTGCCCGCGATAGCAAAAGCACAATGCCGGGTCGCAACCTCTTACCACCTGCAGCAAACAGATGCTCAGCTGCTGCCTGCAAAATCGGATGGCCAGCTCCTATAAGGCTGCGCAGGTCGGCCAGCAGGGCATCTAGATCAGCCTCCACGGGCTGGAGCAGCTCTGCAACCGTTGCCACAACACCTCCGCCGTGGCGTGATCCTAGAAGGCTTGCCCCACCGACCGCAGGTCCACCCGCTCAACGGCGGGCCGGTAGCCCAACCAGCGGCTCGCCCCGTCGGCGAAGACCTCCGCAGATCCACTGACGCAGACCCGGGTGCGCTCGGCTGGGGACACCACTTCCACAGCTGCGAGTTCGCCCTCCGGCATGCCGCCCATGCTTGCCAATAGGGGCCCTAGGCGCCGTACCGCCGATTCAGCTGGATCAACAAGCCGCACATGGGGAGGCAGCAGGGACGTGAGCAAGGGGCGCAACATCGGGTAGTGGGTGCAGCCAAGCACCACCGTGTCGACACCGGCAGCGAGTAGGGGTTCCACGTATGCCTTGGCTTCCTCGATCAGGGCTGGAGACTGGAGATCACCGGCCTCGATCAAAGGCACGAAGGTGGGACAGCCCACCTCGAGCACAGAGGTGTGGGGCCGGCAAGCATGGATTGCCCGCCTGTAGGCACCGCTTGCGGCTGTGGCGGGAGTTGCCAACACCCCCACGCACTCACTGTTTAGGTCGGCAGCAACGCTGTCGATCAGGCCCACCACGGGAACGCCGGCCTCCGCCACGGCCACATCAAGGGCGAGGGCATTGGAGGTGTTGCAGGCCATCACCAGAACCCCAACCTGCTGGTGGCGCAGCCAGCCCACCACCTCAGCGGCAATGGAGCGGATATCGGCGACGCTGCGCTGGCCGTAGGGAACCCGGGCCGTATCCCCGAGATAAAGGCAGGAGGAATGGGGATAGCGCTCCTGAAGTCGCCGCAGCACCGTCAGCCCCCCCAAGCCGCTGTCAAAAAGCCCCACCAAAGCGCTCATGGCCGACCCTGCAGGGCGTTAAGGATCCCAGCGCTCAGAGCTAAAGCCATGCGACGACGGAAATTGGCATCGGCGAGGCGGCGGGAATCGAGTTCACCGGTGACAAAGCCCATCTCAACAAGGGCAGAGGGCATCACCGTGCGGCGGATCACGAAAAAGCGTCCGGTGCGCACGCCTCGATCTGGACTGCCAGGGGAAATGGCCACCATCTGCTCCTGCAACGCCACAGCAAGGCGCCGGGAGGGAGATCCCGCACCCTCAAAGAAAAAGGTCTCGATGCCGTTCACATCGGGTCGGGCCATGCTTAAGGCATTGGCGTGCACGCTCACAAACAAATCGGCGCCACTGCTATTGGCAAGGGCTACCCGGGGAGGCAGGTCAACGTCCACCTCCGAGGTGCGTGTCATCAACACCTGGACGCCGCGGGCCTGCAATAGTCGGGCAATTTGCAGACAAACATCAAGCACTACGTCGGTTTCCCGTAGGCCACCAATGCCAACGGCGCCTGGATCGGGGCCCCCATGGCCAGGGTCGATCACCACCTTGAAGCGGCCCCGGGGCACAACCGGCAAGCCATCGGCGGAGAGGGGCGTAGCTGCGGTGGGAAAGATGGTCTGCTGATCGGCGCCGTAGCGGGCGACAGCATCGAGATCTCCCTCTCCGAGGCCAAGCCCAGCTCGGTCGCCAAGACCCGGCAACTCCATGCGCCAGCGGTCGCGGGAGGTGCCCACCAGGCGCAGGCCAGAGGGATCGAGCTGGGTACCTGGCGCAAATTCGAGCACCAGGCGGGTTGTGAAGCCATCTGGACGGCCAATTCGAACCTCACGCAAGGCACCACTGCCACGCACAGTGCGTGTGCGCGATGGGGCACCGGGCAGGTCTACCCAGATCCGGGGGCCCCTAAAGCCTGTACCAGCTTCAAAAAAAGCCTGGGGGCGTACATCGATACTGGTACGTAACTCCAGCTGACCAGTGCGGGAAACGCGCCAGGCCGCCAGGGAAGAAGCCCAGGCCGGTAGATCGGCCAGCAGCAAAGCAACCGCTGCCAGGGCAGCACTCCAGCGGAATCTGACGGACCAGGGCATCGGGAAAGTCAGAACAGGGCTGGCCGGCGGTGCCTCAGGCTGGGCATCTGGGCCCGCACCCTCTGGGCATGGCCCGGATCGATCGGGGCAATGGCAGCGCTGACACTCACGCCGGCATCTGCCAGCACCGTGCCCCAGGGGTCGATTACCAAGGCATGGCCGTGGCTCTGCCTGCGTCCGTAGTGCTGGCCCGTCTGGGCGGGGGCGACCACGTATGCAGTGTTTTCAATCGCCCGGGCCTGCAGCAGCACCTGCCAGTGGTCCTTGCCGGTAAAAGCTGTAAAGGCTGCGGGCACAAACAAAACATCCGCCCCTGCCTGGGCCAGGTGGCGATAAAGCTCAGGGAAGCGAACGTCGTAGCAGATCGACAGGCCAATCCTGCCAAGACCGGGCACATCAACTACCGGGGGCAGTTGGTCTCCGGGCTGCACCGTGGCTGATTCCCGATAGGTGTTGCCGTCGGGCAAGTCGACATCGAACAGATGGATTTTGTCGTAGCGAGCCAGCAGCTGGCCCTCCGTTCCTACTAACTCAGCGCGGTTGAAGGTCTGCCCCGGTCCAGCGGGGACGGGGAAGCCACCACCTAACAAGGTCACTTGATAGCGACGCGCCATCGTGACAAGGAAGCTGCTGCAGCGTTCAGCCAAAGATGGGGCCAATTCAAGGCGCTGCTCGTCCTCACCCATGAAGGCGAAGTTTTCGGGGAGCCCGACCAACTCAGCGCCGCGACGGGCAGCAAGTTCGATCTGCTCTTCCGCTGAAGCGAAATTCGCATCCGGATCCGGCGTGCTTGTGAGTTGCACAGCTGCCGCCAGAAAACTGCTCACCGACTGCCCCAACTAATCCGCCAAACTTTAAGGGAAGTGCCAAGGGGCGTTCCTCGCTGCTGTGATCAGCTGGCCTTAAGCACCCCTGGCTCTGCCTGGAAGGGCACTATTTGCAGGCTGTCGACAGCTGCGCAGCAAGCAAAATCGGCGTCGTGATCGCCGAGATTGATCAGGCGCTGACCGTGACTGGCGGTGCGCAAGCAGGTCTCGGTATCGAGGTGCCACTGTTGCCAGAGAGCCAGGGCCGCCAGCATTTCGTCGTTGCCGAAGCTCACGCCGATGTGGGGAGCCACCGCCATCTCAATCGCCGCAGAAGCAACGGCACCGGCAGCGAGGCTGTCTTCGAGGGAGTAATCGCCCTCCCAGCCACTGCCCACGATCCAGATCCGGCGGCACTCCTGATCCAGCAAACGCCGAGCTACGGCGGTGCGGTTGGGAAGACAGGCCGTCAGGAGCAGCGGCACCGACTTGACTGCCGCTAAGGAGCGGGTGCCATTGGTGGTGCTCATGAATATGCGTTTGCCGCCCACCAGCTCGGGGGTGACCGCAAGGGGAGAGTTGCCCAGGTCGTAGCCGGCCACTCTCTGGCCGCCTCGCTCTCCGGCACGCAGTCGCTGCTGAGCCGGCCAGGCTGCCGCTGCAGCTTCAAGCTCTTCCAGGTTGGCGAAGGCCTCGATCGCCTCAGCGCCGTTCTGCAGGGACCAAGCAATCGTGGTCGTTGCCCGTAGAACGTCGATAACTACGGCCGCGTCGGGTCCACCCTCCGCCAGGGACCTGACAGGTGGCACGCATTCAGAGGAGTGGAAGTAGGAAATTTGCACAGCCGCGGCCCCAGTTCAAGTGCGTCACAGTAGTCACCACTCATATAAGTCGATGCCAAATAAGGGAATTAGTCAACGCAGTCGCCGGGATTTGCGCGGCTTCATCGACCTCCTGGAGCAACGGGGCCGGCTGAGGCGCATCAGCGCCCCGGTGGATCCAGACCTGGAGTTGGCAGCGATTGCCGACCGGGTGCTGGCAGCTGGCGGCCCGGCCCTGTTGTTTGAAAATGTGATCGGCTCCACCATGCCGGTCGCCGTGAACCTGCTGGGCACCCAGGAGCGGGTGCTCTGGAGCATGGGGATGGAGCAACCAGAGGAGCTGGAACGGCTAGGCGAGCGCCTGGCCCTGCTGCAGCAACCCCGACCCCCAAAGGGGGCCCGGGAGGCGGTGCGCTTTGGCTCGGTGCTGCTGGATGTACTCAAGGCCAGGCCCGATCTCGACCTCACCCCCCCCTGCCACCAGCAGGTGTTTAAGGGCGAGGCAGTGAACCTTGATGCCCTGCCCCTGCTGCGGCCCTGGCCCGGCGACGGTGGCCGGATCATCACCCTGGGCCTGGTGATCACCAAGGATCCAGAAACCGGTACACCGAATGTGGGCGTGTACCGGCTGCAACAGCAGTCGGTGAACTCAATGACCGTGCACTGGCTGAGCGTGCGCGGTGGCGCTCGCCACCTGCGCAAGGCGGCGGCGATGGGCAAAAAGCTGGAAATCGCCATCGCCATCGGCGTCCATCCGCTGCTGGTGATGGCGGCCGCCACGCCGATCCCGGTGCAGTTGAGCGAGTGGCTGTTTGCCGGCATCTACGCCGGCGAGGGCGTGCGGCTCGCTAAGTGCAAAACGGTGAATTTGGAAGTGCCGAGCCACAGTGAGGTAGTTCTGGAAGGCACAATCACTCCTGGCTCGGAGCTGGCTGACGGACCATTTGGCGACCACATGGGCTTCTACGGCGGCGTCGAAGATTCGCCCCTCGTCCAGATCCAGTGCGTCACCCAGCGGCGGGCCCCCGTGTACTTCACCACCTTCAGTGGCCGGCCCCCTAAGGAAGACGCCATGTTGGCGATCGCCCTAAACCGCATCTACACGCCGATCCTGCGCCAGCAGATCCCCGAGATCGTTGATTTCTTTCTGCCAATGGAGGGGCTCAGCTACAAACTCGCAGTAATAGCCATCGATAAGGCTTATCCAGGCCAGGCCAAGCGGGCGGCGATGGCCTTCTGGAGCGCTTTGCCCCAGTTCACTTACACCAAATTTGTCGTGGTGGTGGATAAGAGCATCAACATCCGCGACCCGCGCCAAGTGATCTGGGCGATCAGTGCCCAAGTGGATCCGCAGCGGGATTTGTTTGTGCTCGAAGACACCCCCTTTGACAGCCTCGATTTCGCCAGCGAACGCCTGGGCTTGGGCGGCAGGCTGGCGATAGATGCCACCACCAAGATCGGTCCAGAGAAGCGCCACCCCTGGGGCGAACCCCTTAGTCGTCCTGCCGAGCTGGAGGCAAGGCTCGATGCCCGCTGGGCCGAGCTTGGATTGGCCGATATCGGCAAGGATGAGCCAGATCCGGCATTGTTTGGTTACACCCTGGAGCATGTGCTGGAGCGACTGGCAGGACGGGCAACGGCTAAGACCTGATGCTTTCTCGCCAGGCCAGCCATGCTCTCAAGGCCCTACTGGAGCTGGCAGCAAGGCCACTGGAGTGGCAGTCAACCCACGCGCTGGCCACAGCCCATCTACTACCCGAACCCATGCTGGAGCAGCTGCTGCTGCGCCTACGGAGGGCCGGGCTGCTCGATGCGAGGCGTGGGCGCGTGGGCGGCTACCGACTCACCAGGCCGGCGCGGGAAATTTCAATGGAGCAGATTTTGGCAGGGCTGGGCGAGGCTTTGAAAGTTGCTGATGTTTGGAGAGAAAGTGCTAACCGGTCTGCAACGTCGGAGCCGGCCAGTTCTCCAGCCGATCAAGTGACCTATGCATTGCAGCTACGGCTAGAGCGGGTCCGGCAGAAGGCGCTGGCCGAACTCAGTCTTGAAGATCTGCTGTTCGACCTGCGCAGCGCCGTGGCCGGATCCGATAGCGAGGGTGGGGTGATGCTTGGTTGAGCCATGGACCTCCCCACCTTTCCTTGCTGGAGCATGCCGATATTCAGTCGCAACCCTCCACCGACACGCGGTAACTGAAGCCGGTAGAGGCGGGCATTTTGGTGGCACCAACCCTCACATTCACCTGGTTCGTGCGCCGGCCAGGTACGGCTGGAAAAGGACCGAAGACGTGTCTCTGCTCAGGTTGAAGGGTGCGATTCTCATTCACCAAGCAAAGGTCGTTGTTATCGGTGAGTCGCAAAAATGCTGAGGCTGGGAACACCGCCTTATCTGTCGATGCCGACTGCAAGTTGATGCGATGACTGGCGTAGCTGCGATCTACCGCAAAATCTGTGTTCCAGTTGTTGCGGCGAAACAATCCATCCGGACTGATGCGTTTTTGCACAACGGGCTCGCCACCTGCTGCTATAGGCATCAGAAACCGACAGCTAGCCTGGGCCGCGCCAGCATCAGCCGAAAGCACGACAATTGCAGCAATTACTAACGACACAGTTAGACGTAGCGCGTTCCTGCTAGCCGAGACACATTTAGACTTCAAATGCAGCATTGAAAAGACCAGTCGTGATAATCAAAATCCACACTAGATCCTCAAGCCAGATAAAAAGTACATGCCATTAACGATGAATGGCAAAGTAATGAATAATTCGATGATTTCTGAGATCATCAACTTGAGTGAACTGCTGCCGTGCCTATGACTACCGCCATCGCTATGACAATCGGAGGCAGCGATTCCAGCGGCGGCGCCGGCATCCAGGCCGACCTCAAGACCTTCACGGCCATGAGGGTATTTGGCTGCTCGGCCATCACCTGCGTCACCGCCCAAAACACCACAGGTGTCAGCCGCGTGGACTCTCTGCCGCCAGAGGCCCTGAGCGCCCAGATCACCGCGGTGCTCACCGACCTGCCGGTGGCAGCCCTTAAAACCGGCATGTTGCTCAATGCCAGCCTGATCGAAGCCACCGCTGCCGCCCTGGCGCCGTTGGCGATCCCGAAATTGATCGATCCGGTGATGGTGTCGCGGGCAGGGTCAGTGCTACTTGAGCCCAGCGCCATTGCTGCCTATCGGCTGCTGCTGCCCCAGGCCGAGCTGCTCACCCCCAACCTGCACGAAGCCCAGCTACTCAGCGGCGTGACGATTGAGGCGGCTAGCGATCTGGAACTTGCGGTTGAGCAAGCGGCGCAGAGGCTGCTGGAGCTGGGGTCAGCAGCGGTGCTGGTAAAAGGCGGCGGCCGGCCAGAGCTGCGCGGCCGCGACTACCTCCTGCAGCGGCATGCCCCTGGGCAGTGGCTCAGCCACGCGCCGATTAGCACCATCCACACCCACGGCAGTGGCTGCACACTGGGGGCAGCGATCACTGCCCAGCGGGCCCTGGGACGATCCCTTCAGGAGGCCATTAACGAAGCCAAGCGCTACGTGGAGGGCGGCTTGCGCTCCGCCCTAGCCATTGGCGCAGGTCAAGGCCCGCTCTGCCACTGGCATGCCTATGAATCAGTCGAGCAGCGGCAGGCTCCATAGGATCGGCCCACTGCCGTCAGAGCTTCGTGGCCCATTTCGCCGCCAATCATGCCCCACTCCGCCTGACTGGTGGCGGCACCCTGGCGGGAACCGTGCAGGTGCCTGGGGATAAATCAATCTCCCACCGGGCCCTTTTGTTTGGGGCTATCGCCGAGGGAGAAACGCGCATCGAGGGCTTGCTACCAGCGGAGGACCCGCTTAGTACGGCGGCCTGCCTGCGGGCCATGGGCGTGGAGGTATCGCCGATTCAGGCCGGCCAGCCAGTGACCGTGCAAGGCGCCGGCCTTGATGGCTTCCAGGAACCTGGCGATGTGCTCGATTGCGGCAACTCGGGCACCACCATGCGGCTGATGCTGGGGCTGCTGGCAGGCCGGGTGGGCCGCCACTTCGTGCTCACTGGTGATGGCTCCCTACGGGGCAGGCCGATGCGGCGGGTCGGAGCCCCCCTGGCCCAAATGGGTGCCCAGATCCATGGCCGCGGGGACGGCAACTTTGCACCCTTGGCGGTGCAGGGCCAGCCGCTGCGCGGCACAACCATTCACACCCCGGTTGCCTCAGCCCAGGTGAAGAGCGCCATCCTGCTTGCCGCCCTCACCGCTGACGGGCCCACCACCGTGATCGAGCCGGCCCAGAGCCGCGATCACAGCGAGCGAATGCTGCGGTCCTTCGGCGCCGAGTTATCTGTGGGCGGTGAAGGCAATACAGTGGTCACCCTAACCCCGGGGCAAACGCTCAAAGGGCAAGCCGTGGTGGTGCCAGGTGACATCAGCTCCGCCGCTTTCTGGCTGGTGGCCGGTGCCATCACCCCAGGCGCTGAGATCACAGTGCAGAACGTGGGGCTCAACCCCAGCCGGACCGGCATCCTCGAGGTGCTGGAGCAGATGGGCGCTCAAATCAGCGTCCTCAACCGCCGGGATGTGGCCGGGGAGCCTGTGGGCGACCTGCGGGTTTGCCACGGCCCGCTGCAAGCCTTTGAAATCGGTGGCGATCTGATCCCCCGGCTCGTTGATGAAATCCCAGTGCTAGCCGTAGCCGCCTGCTGCGCCGAGGGCATCAGCCGCATTCGTGACGCCGAGGAGCTGCGGGTCAAGGAAACAGACCGCCTGGCGGTAATGGGACGGCAGCTCGGGGCGATGGGCGGCCGCATCGAGGAATTCGCAGACGGCATGACTATCAGCGGCTGTACCGAACTGCATGGCGCAGAGGTTGACAGTGAGACCGACCACCGAGTGGCCATGAGTCTGGCGGTAGCCGCCGGCATCGCCCAGGGCGACACCCTGCTGCACCGGCCGGAAGCGGCGGCCGTCTCCTATCCGGGCTTCTGGGCCGACCTAGCCCGCCTCAAGCAACAGGCAAACTGATACCTATTCCACATACAAGTCCATGCTCGCCGTCGCCGTATTGGCCGCAGGGAAGGGCACCCGCATGAAGAGCGCCCTGCCCAAGGTGCTCCAGCCCCTAGCCGGTGCCACCCTGGTGGAGCGGGTACTGGCCAGCTGCGAGCAGCTTCAGCCAGAGCGGCGCCTGCTGATCGTTGGCCACCAGGCCGAGCGGGTGGAGCAGCAGCTGCAGGGCCTAAGCGGCCTGGAATTCGTGTTGCAGCAGCCACAGAACGGCACTGGCCACGCCGTGCAGCAGCTGCTCGAGCCGCTAAAAGACTTCAGCGGCGATCTGCTGGTACTCAATGGCGACGTGCCGTTGCTACGCCCCGAAACCCTTGCGACCCTGCTGGAGCAACACCGCAGCAGTGGCGCTGCCGTGACCCTGCTGACAGCCAGGCTGGACGATCCCAGTGGTTACGGGCGAGTGTTTGCCGATGCCAACGGCTCAGTTAGCGCAATCGTGGAGCACCGCGACTGCAACGACCACCAGCGTCTCAACGACCTCACCAACGCCGGTATCTACTGCTTCAACTGGGCCAAGTTGGCCGAGGTGCTGCCCAAGCTCACCACCGACAACGACCAAGGCGAGCTTTACCTCACCGACACGGTGGCCCTGCTCCGACCGGCCATGCACCGAGAGGTGGCCGATGCCGACGAAATTGCCGGTATCAACGACCGGCTCCAGCTCAGCCAATGCGAGGCGGCACTGCAGGAACGGCTAAAGCGCCACTGGATGGCTGAGGGTGTCAGCTTTGTCGATCCAGCTAGCTGCACCCTCAGCGAGGACTGCCGCTTTGGCCAGGATGTTGTCGTTGAACCCCAATGCCACTTCCGAGGCAGCAGCTCCATCGGCGATGGCTGCCGCATCGGGCCCGGCTGCTTGATCGAAGACAGCAGTTTGGGAGCAGGTGTGACCGTGCTCTATTCAGTGCTGCGCCAGGTGCAGGTGGGTGAGCACTGCGCCATTGGCCCCTTCGCCCAGCTACGCCCCGGCACCTCATTGGCGAAGCACTGTCACATCGGCAATTTTGTGGAAGTGAAAAACAGCAGTCTTGCCGATGGCGTGAAAGTAAACCATCTCAGCTATATCGGCGACGCAGATCTGGGAGCTGGCGTCAACGTGGGAGCAGGCACAATCACCGCCAACTACGACGGCGTGCGCAAGCACCGCACCGTGGTGGGCGCCGGCAGCAAAACCGGGGCAAATTCTGTGCTGGTGGCACCACTGACCCTGGGCGAAAACGTCACCGTTGGTGCCGGCTCGACGATCACCAAGGACGTGCCGGCCGGGTCGCTCGCCTTGGGCCGTGCTCGCCAGCTCGTCAAGGAAAACTGGTCCACCCAGTTAAACCAGCCAAGCCCTCCAGCCCCATAGGCTGCGCCAATCTTCCCCAGCTTTTATGAATCGCGACAGGCGTCCTGCAGCTTCACCAGATGCAGCTTCACCAGATAAAGAGGGCTTTCTCTACGAGCCGGTCGAACGGTTTGGCGAGAGCATGACCAGTCCCAAACCCTGGAACAAGGCTGCCCTTGCCGGGGTGGAATTATTAAATGGTCGGGTGGCCATGCTTGGCTTTGCCGCAGCAATCGCCGGCGAGCTTCTCACCGGCAAGGGCATGGTGGGCCAGCTGGCTGCCATGTTGCATTGGTATTTGGGCTGAAAGCAGAAAGGCCCCGAGTGAACCACCACCCAGGACCTTCGCCCGAAGGCACAACATCGTGAAATGCTGCTCCGCAGCCATCATGGCCGATCGCGTCGAGCCCGGCATGGCCGATTAGAGAAGCGGGATCAAGCGCTCCAGAGCAACACCCCGGCTGGCCTTGAGCAGAAGCACATCTCCAGGCTCCAGCCATTGCTGCAATGGCTCTGCCGCAGCCTCCGGGCAATCCACCTGCCTTAAACGCGCTAGGCCAGTGGCCGCCGCAACCATGGCCGCCCCTTCCTCGCCCTGGTCCACGATCACCAGCCCATCAAGGTCAAG comes from the Cyanobium sp. Tous-M-B4 genome and includes:
- a CDS encoding chlorophyll a/b-binding protein, which codes for MNRDRRPAASPDAASPDKEGFLYEPVERFGESMTSPKPWNKAALAGVELLNGRVAMLGFAAAIAGELLTGKGMVGQLAAMLHWYLG
- the glmU gene encoding bifunctional UDP-N-acetylglucosamine diphosphorylase/glucosamine-1-phosphate N-acetyltransferase GlmU — encoded protein: MLAVAVLAAGKGTRMKSALPKVLQPLAGATLVERVLASCEQLQPERRLLIVGHQAERVEQQLQGLSGLEFVLQQPQNGTGHAVQQLLEPLKDFSGDLLVLNGDVPLLRPETLATLLEQHRSSGAAVTLLTARLDDPSGYGRVFADANGSVSAIVEHRDCNDHQRLNDLTNAGIYCFNWAKLAEVLPKLTTDNDQGELYLTDTVALLRPAMHREVADADEIAGINDRLQLSQCEAALQERLKRHWMAEGVSFVDPASCTLSEDCRFGQDVVVEPQCHFRGSSSIGDGCRIGPGCLIEDSSLGAGVTVLYSVLRQVQVGEHCAIGPFAQLRPGTSLAKHCHIGNFVEVKNSSLADGVKVNHLSYIGDADLGAGVNVGAGTITANYDGVRKHRTVVGAGSKTGANSVLVAPLTLGENVTVGAGSTITKDVPAGSLALGRARQLVKENWSTQLNQPSPPAP
- the aroA gene encoding 3-phosphoshikimate 1-carboxyvinyltransferase; its protein translation is MAHFAANHAPLRLTGGGTLAGTVQVPGDKSISHRALLFGAIAEGETRIEGLLPAEDPLSTAACLRAMGVEVSPIQAGQPVTVQGAGLDGFQEPGDVLDCGNSGTTMRLMLGLLAGRVGRHFVLTGDGSLRGRPMRRVGAPLAQMGAQIHGRGDGNFAPLAVQGQPLRGTTIHTPVASAQVKSAILLAALTADGPTTVIEPAQSRDHSERMLRSFGAELSVGGEGNTVVTLTPGQTLKGQAVVVPGDISSAAFWLVAGAITPGAEITVQNVGLNPSRTGILEVLEQMGAQISVLNRRDVAGEPVGDLRVCHGPLQAFEIGGDLIPRLVDEIPVLAVAACCAEGISRIRDAEELRVKETDRLAVMGRQLGAMGGRIEEFADGMTISGCTELHGAEVDSETDHRVAMSLAVAAGIAQGDTLLHRPEAAAVSYPGFWADLARLKQQAN